The proteins below come from a single Zhouia spongiae genomic window:
- the rnhA gene encoding ribonuclease HI produces the protein MNNFDVHIYTDGSSRGNPGPGGYGIVMEWVGKPYKKEFSEGFKKTTNNRMELMAVIEALKKLKKPNLNVLVFTDSKYVADAVEKRWVFGWEKKSFKDKKNPDLWIAFLKEFRKHHVRFQWIKGHNNHPQNERCDFLAVEASKKERLLPDQGFENN, from the coding sequence ATGAATAACTTTGATGTACATATATATACTGACGGGTCGTCTCGTGGAAATCCGGGCCCTGGCGGATACGGAATAGTCATGGAATGGGTCGGAAAACCTTATAAAAAAGAATTTTCCGAAGGTTTTAAAAAAACGACAAATAACAGAATGGAACTCATGGCTGTTATTGAAGCCCTGAAAAAACTCAAAAAACCCAACCTGAATGTTTTAGTCTTTACCGACTCTAAATATGTAGCCGATGCCGTAGAAAAACGCTGGGTGTTCGGCTGGGAAAAAAAAAGCTTCAAAGACAAGAAGAATCCCGACCTGTGGATTGCATTCTTAAAAGAGTTTCGCAAACACCACGTCCGGTTTCAGTGGATAAAAGGACACAACAACCATCCGCAAAACGAACGATGCGACTTTTTAGCCGTTGAAGCATCCAAAAAAGAAAGACTTCTTCCCGACCAGGGCTTCGAAAACAACTAA
- a CDS encoding acyl carrier protein has translation MSDIASRVKAIIVDKLGVDENEVVPEASFTNDLGADSLDTVELIMEFEKEFDIQIPDDQAENIATVGQAIKYIEETK, from the coding sequence ATGTCAGACATTGCATCAAGAGTAAAGGCGATTATCGTAGACAAATTAGGTGTAGATGAAAACGAGGTTGTGCCTGAAGCTAGCTTCACAAACGATTTAGGTGCAGATTCATTAGACACCGTAGAATTAATCATGGAGTTCGAAAAAGAATTCGATATCCAAATTCCTGATGATCAGGCTGAAAACATTGCTACGGTAGGGCAAGCAATTAAATACATAGAAGAGACAAAATAA
- the fabF gene encoding beta-ketoacyl-ACP synthase II, whose translation MKFKRVVVTGLGALTPIGNNLQEYWDGLQNGVSGAAPITHFDASKFKTQFACEVKNFNVTDFIDRKEARRLDKFAQYAMVASDEAIEDSKLDLEKIDMDRIGVIWGAGIGGLETFQEEVLNYGNGDGTPRFNPFFIPKMIADIAPGLISIKHGFRGPNFTTVSACASSANAMIDALNYIRLGHADIIVTGGSEAAVTAAGIGGFNAMHALSTRNDDPKTASRPFDANRDGFVLGEGAGAMILEDYDHAVARGAKIYCEIAGGGLSADAHHMTAPHPEGLGAKNVMMNCLKDAGLNPEDVDHINMHGTSTPLGDVAESKAIKEVFGDHTYNININSTKSMTGHLLGAAGAIEAISSIMAIVHGVVPPTINHETYDEKIDPKMNFTFNKAQKRDVKVAMSNTFGFGGHNACVLFKKLD comes from the coding sequence ATGAAATTTAAGCGAGTTGTAGTCACAGGTTTAGGGGCTCTGACACCCATCGGTAACAATCTGCAAGAATATTGGGATGGGCTTCAAAACGGTGTTAGTGGTGCCGCACCTATAACGCATTTTGATGCGTCTAAATTTAAAACTCAATTTGCTTGTGAGGTTAAAAACTTCAATGTAACCGATTTTATTGATCGTAAAGAAGCAAGACGTTTAGACAAATTTGCGCAATATGCAATGGTGGCTTCCGATGAAGCTATCGAAGACTCTAAACTGGATCTTGAAAAGATCGATATGGACAGGATTGGTGTTATTTGGGGCGCAGGTATCGGTGGTTTGGAAACTTTTCAGGAAGAAGTTTTAAATTATGGAAATGGAGACGGAACGCCAAGGTTCAATCCGTTCTTTATTCCAAAGATGATCGCAGATATTGCTCCCGGACTAATATCGATTAAACACGGATTCAGAGGGCCGAACTTTACAACAGTTTCTGCTTGTGCGTCGTCTGCAAATGCGATGATCGATGCCTTGAATTATATTCGTCTGGGGCATGCCGACATTATTGTAACCGGGGGTTCTGAGGCTGCTGTAACTGCAGCGGGAATTGGAGGTTTTAATGCCATGCATGCACTTTCAACACGTAATGATGACCCTAAAACGGCTTCCAGACCATTTGATGCAAACAGAGATGGTTTTGTACTTGGTGAAGGAGCAGGGGCGATGATCCTGGAAGATTATGACCACGCTGTTGCCAGAGGGGCTAAGATTTATTGTGAGATTGCAGGCGGAGGGCTTTCGGCAGATGCTCATCATATGACAGCGCCACACCCTGAAGGGCTTGGGGCCAAGAATGTAATGATGAACTGTTTAAAAGATGCCGGACTTAATCCGGAAGATGTAGATCACATTAACATGCACGGAACTTCAACACCGTTGGGTGATGTAGCCGAATCTAAGGCGATCAAGGAAGTTTTCGGTGATCATACATATAATATTAATATCAACTCTACAAAATCTATGACAGGTCACTTATTGGGAGCGGCGGGAGCTATAGAGGCTATCTCTTCCATAATGGCTATTGTACATGGAGTAGTGCCACCGACAATCAATCATGAAACTTATGATGAAAAGATTGATCCAAAAATGAACTTTACATTTAATAAAGCTCAGAAGCGGGATGTAAAAGTTGCTATGAGCAATACATTCGGATTTGGTGGTCATAATGCATGTGTTTTGTTTAAAAAACTTGATTAG
- the rnc gene encoding ribonuclease III → MKKIVRKILNSRSDNDGNFFLVLKNMLGFKPHNIEFYKYAFVHRSMNKKDKEGNPISYERLEFLGDSMLSAVISDYLFKEVPEGDEGYLTKMRSKVVSREHLNELGRDLGLIKYVKSNIPEEHYGENIHGNVFEALVGAIFLDKGYRYCERFIRKRVIRPYVDIEKLEGKIISYKSLLIEWCQKEKKSFNFDTYEDEGNEAIKHFAVKLYIDKKIVAKARATSKKKAEERAAKRAYFALQHKISGK, encoded by the coding sequence TTGAAAAAAATCGTTCGTAAAATATTGAATTCCCGCTCAGACAATGACGGGAATTTTTTTTTGGTGCTTAAAAACATGCTGGGTTTTAAGCCTCATAATATAGAGTTCTATAAGTATGCTTTTGTGCATCGTTCGATGAATAAAAAGGATAAAGAAGGGAATCCTATAAGTTATGAGCGCCTTGAGTTTTTGGGTGATTCGATGTTAAGCGCTGTCATTTCAGATTATTTGTTCAAGGAAGTTCCGGAAGGAGATGAGGGATATCTGACCAAAATGCGGTCTAAGGTAGTAAGCAGGGAGCACTTAAATGAATTGGGTCGGGATTTAGGACTGATCAAGTATGTAAAAAGTAATATTCCGGAAGAGCATTACGGTGAGAACATCCACGGGAATGTCTTTGAGGCTTTGGTTGGTGCGATCTTTTTAGATAAGGGTTACCGCTATTGCGAACGGTTTATCCGTAAAAGGGTTATTCGTCCTTATGTTGATATCGAAAAGCTCGAAGGCAAGATCATCAGTTATAAGAGCCTGTTGATAGAGTGGTGTCAGAAAGAAAAGAAATCATTCAATTTCGATACCTATGAAGACGAAGGGAATGAAGCCATAAAACATTTTGCGGTAAAGCTTTATATCGACAAAAAAATAGTGGCAAAAGCCAGGGCAACATCAAAGAAGAAAGCTGAAGAAAGAGCAGCGAAAAGAGCTTATTTTGCACTGCAACATAAGATCAGTGGGAAATAA
- a CDS encoding IPExxxVDY family protein: MAVHKLLDDLYEHSYSLIAIHSPLKDYRLAYFLNHQLSLKLKRTKDDFSYIENTSFSTFHYNDDTTDTAWHLITNISKNVVNETRDTDLFGIKSTTVLHYLVPEYKKVDYFLKIDNGDFFYQLNAVLKIINEMTHVVTAYTVDPNQLKSKNNLIFLSNA; the protein is encoded by the coding sequence ATGGCTGTACATAAACTTTTAGATGATTTATACGAACATAGTTATTCTTTAATAGCCATCCATAGTCCTTTAAAGGATTACAGACTGGCTTATTTCCTGAATCATCAATTGTCTTTAAAGCTCAAAAGAACCAAAGACGATTTCAGCTATATAGAGAATACATCCTTTAGTACTTTTCACTATAATGATGACACCACCGATACGGCTTGGCACTTAATAACAAATATCTCTAAAAATGTTGTAAACGAAACAAGAGATACAGATTTGTTTGGAATAAAATCAACAACCGTCTTGCATTATTTGGTGCCCGAGTATAAAAAGGTGGATTATTTTTTAAAAATAGATAATGGAGATTTTTTCTATCAGCTAAATGCGGTGTTAAAAATAATTAATGAAATGACACATGTGGTTACTGCATATACTGTAGATCCAAACCAACTAAAATCGAAAAATAACTTAATTTTCTTGAGTAATGCCTAA
- the pyk gene encoding pyruvate kinase yields MPNRKKTKIVATLGPATSKKEIIKDMIEAGVNVFRINFSHADYEDVKERIRIIRSLNEEYGYNTAILADLQGPKLRVGVMKEDVVVEKGDEITFVTGKPFEGTKERVYMNYAAFPKDVKAGERILLDDGKLIFEVVATDKKAEVKAKVVQGGPLKSKKGVNLPNTNVSLPALTEKDVKDALFAIGEQVDWIALSFVRHSQDLMELQDLIKEHSEHKIPIIAKIEKPEGVENIDKIVAYCDGLMVARGDLGVEIPAQEVPLIQKQLVLRAKKARIPVIIATQMMESMITSLTPTRAEVNDVANSVMDGADAVMLSGETSVGQFPVQVIERMSSIINSVEHSTLIKVPQEPPHIRTKRYITKSVCYHAAIMANEINARVISTLTNSGYTAFQISAWRPSAHILVFTSNKRILNQLSLLWGVQAFYYDRYVSTDETIEDVNKIACKGGFLDVGDMMISLAAMPIKEKGMVNTLRVTEVEKCSFE; encoded by the coding sequence ATGCCTAACAGGAAAAAAACGAAAATTGTTGCTACCCTAGGGCCTGCAACCAGTAAAAAAGAGATCATCAAGGATATGATCGAAGCAGGAGTTAATGTGTTCAGGATTAACTTCTCCCACGCCGATTATGAAGATGTAAAAGAACGCATCCGGATCATACGTTCATTAAACGAAGAATACGGATATAATACGGCTATATTAGCCGATCTGCAAGGTCCGAAATTGCGTGTCGGTGTAATGAAAGAGGATGTTGTTGTTGAAAAAGGGGACGAGATCACCTTTGTTACCGGGAAACCTTTTGAAGGAACCAAGGAGCGTGTATATATGAACTATGCTGCTTTTCCGAAAGATGTTAAAGCAGGCGAAAGGATATTGTTAGATGACGGAAAGCTTATTTTTGAAGTGGTGGCAACCGATAAAAAAGCCGAAGTAAAAGCAAAAGTAGTTCAGGGAGGGCCGTTAAAGTCCAAAAAGGGAGTAAACCTTCCGAATACGAATGTTTCGCTGCCGGCGCTTACGGAAAAAGATGTGAAAGATGCCCTTTTTGCAATCGGTGAGCAGGTAGACTGGATTGCTCTTTCTTTTGTGCGTCACAGCCAGGATCTGATGGAATTACAGGATTTGATTAAAGAACATTCTGAGCATAAAATTCCGATTATCGCTAAAATTGAAAAACCGGAAGGAGTTGAAAATATAGATAAGATCGTTGCTTATTGCGATGGACTCATGGTAGCGCGTGGCGATCTGGGTGTTGAAATTCCTGCCCAGGAAGTTCCCTTAATTCAGAAGCAGCTGGTATTACGGGCTAAGAAGGCAAGAATACCGGTGATTATTGCTACACAGATGATGGAAAGCATGATAACAAGCCTTACACCCACCAGGGCCGAGGTTAACGACGTTGCCAACTCCGTAATGGATGGTGCAGATGCTGTGATGCTTTCGGGTGAGACTTCAGTCGGACAGTTCCCTGTACAGGTAATTGAAAGGATGTCAAGTATTATCAATAGTGTAGAACATTCTACCCTGATTAAGGTGCCTCAAGAACCACCACATATCAGAACCAAGAGGTATATAACCAAGTCAGTGTGTTACCATGCTGCTATTATGGCAAATGAGATTAATGCCAGGGTAATATCCACGTTGACGAATAGCGGGTATACTGCTTTTCAGATTTCTGCATGGAGACCAAGCGCACATATTCTTGTATTTACCTCTAACAAACGTATCTTAAATCAATTAAGTTTGTTGTGGGGTGTACAGGCATTTTACTACGACAGGTATGTAAGTACAGATGAAACGATAGAAGATGTGAATAAAATAGCCTGTAAAGGAGGGTTCCTCGATGTGGGGGATATGATGATCAGTCTGGCTGCCATGCCTATTAAGGAAAAGGGAATGGTAAATACCCTAAGAGTTACAGAAGTGGAAAAATGCAGCTTTGAGTAA